The following coding sequences lie in one Peromyscus maniculatus bairdii isolate BWxNUB_F1_BW_parent chromosome 3, HU_Pman_BW_mat_3.1, whole genome shotgun sequence genomic window:
- the Opn1sw gene encoding short-wave-sensitive opsin 1 translates to MSGEDEFYLFQNISSVGPWEGPQYHIAPVWAFRLQAAFMGLVFFAGTPLNATVLVATLRYKKLRQPLNYILVNVSLGGFLFCIFSVFTVFIASCHGYFLFGRHVCALEAFLGSVAGLVTGWSLAFLAFERYIVICKPFGNVRFNSKHALMVVLITWTIGIGVSIPPFFGWSRFIPEGLQCSCGPDWYTVGTKYGSEYYTWFLLVFCFIVPLSLICFSYSQLLRTLRAVAAQQQESATTQKAEREVSHMVVVMVGSFCLCYVPYAALAMYMVNNRNHGLDLRLVTIPAFFSKSSCVYNPIIYCFMNKQFRACILEMVCRKPMTDESDMPGSQKTEVSTVSSSKVGPH, encoded by the exons ATGTCAGGGGAAGATGAGTTCTACCTGTTTCAGAATATCTCCTCGGTGGGGCCCTGGGAGGGGCCCCAGTACCACATCGCTCCTGTCTGGGCCTTCCGCCTCCAGGCAGCCTTCATGGGACTTGTCTTCTTTGCAGGGACCCCGCTCAACGCCACAGTGCTGGTGGCCACACTGCGTTACAAAAAGCTGCGGCAGCCCCTCAACTACATTCTGGTCAACGTATCCCTCGGGGGCTTCCTCTTCTGCATCTTCTCCGTCTTCACTGTCTTCATCGCCAGCTGCCACGGATACTTCCTCTTTGGACGCCATGTTTGTGCTCTGGAGGCCTTCTTGGGCTCTGTAGCAG GTCTAGTGACAGGATGGTCGCTGGCTTTCTTGGCTTTCGAGCGCTACATTGTCATCTGTAAGCCCTTTGGCAACGTCCGCTTCAACTCCAAGCATGCACTGATGGTGGTCCTGATCACGTGGACCATTGGTATCGGCGTGTCCATCCCACCCTTCTTTGGCTGGAGCAG GTTCATCCCCGAAGGCCTGCAGTGCTCCTGCGGCCCGGACTGGTACACGGTGGGCACCAAGTATGGAAGCGAGTACTACACCTGGTTCCTGTTAGTGTTCTGTTTCATCGTGCCGCTTTCCCTCATCTGCTTCTCCTACTCGCAGTTGCTGAGGACTCTCAGAGCT GTGGCAGCTCAGCAGCAAGAGTCAGCGACGACCCAGAAGGCTGAGCGGGAGGTGAGCcacatggtggtggtgatggtgggatccttctgtctctgctacgTGCCCTATGCTGCCCTGGCCATGTACATGGTCAACAACCGTAACCACGGGCTGGACTTACGGCTCGTCACCATCCCTGCCTTCTTCTCCAAGAGCTCATGTGTCTACAATCCCATCATCTACTGCTTCATGAATAAGCAG TTCCGGGCTTGCATCCTGGAGATGGTGTGCAGGAAGCCCATGACAGACGAATCCGACATGCCTGGCTCTCAGAAAACCGAAGTCTCTACTGTCTCTTCCAGCAAAGTTGGCCCTCACTAA